One genomic region from Rosa rugosa chromosome 1, drRosRugo1.1, whole genome shotgun sequence encodes:
- the LOC133716538 gene encoding rac-like GTP-binding protein ARAC1: MSASRFIKCVTVGDGAVGKTCLLISYTSNTFPTDYVPTVFDNFSANVVVNGSTVNLGLWDTAGQEDYNRLRPLSYRGADVFILAFSLISKASYENVSKKWIPELKHYAPGVPIILVGTKLDLRDDKQFFIDHPGAVPITTAQGEELRKLIGAPAYIECSSKTQQNVKGVFDAAIRVVLQPPKQKKKKGKAQKACSIL, translated from the exons ATGAGCGCGTCCAGGTTCATAAAGTGTGTGACTGTTGGCGACGGAGCTGTGGGCAAGACGTGTCTGCTTATCTCCTACACCAGCAACACCTTCCCCACC GATTACGTGCCTACTGTTTTCGACAATTTTAGTGCAAACGTGGTTGTCAATGGGAGCACTGTTAACCTTGGGTTGTGGGATACAGCTG gacAGGAGGACTATAATAGATTAAGACCCTTGAGTTATCGTGGGGCTGATGTTTTTATACTGGCATTCTCCCTGATTAGCAAGGCCAGCTATGAAAATGTGTCCAAGAAG TGGATCCCGGAATTGAAGCACTATGCGCCTGGTGTTCCAATCATTCTTGTTGGAACCAAGCTTG ATCTGCGGGATGACAAGCAGTTCTTTATTGACCATCCGGGTGCTGTGCCTATTACTACCGCTCAA GGAGAGGAGCTCAGGAAGCTAATTGGAGCACCAGCATACATTGAGTGCAGTTCAAAAACACAGCAG AATGTGAAAGGGGTGTTCGATGCAGCCATAAGGGTTGTCCTTCAACCTCCCaagcagaagaaaaagaaagggaaagcGCAGAAGGCATGCTCCATATTGTGA